In Pseudomonadota bacterium, one DNA window encodes the following:
- a CDS encoding PKD domain-containing protein encodes MSIPSVTSSFPTSLDNDTNLYLVHDSLRVTLAEDYKPGDTSISIYDNSGVIVFFPPTGVITLTEQCSDIDERAISFYYGSRTDTTFNDLEILPEFTNVLKPKNFTNITMNVMDRHHNVIKNAIIAVETFVGVKGTTDATPFGETIVGRLNFLLKLVFTPKAWFSANRTIGLTPFTVVFHDESFRLGDGAVVYTWDFGDGGISHVSGISNISDISVTTDKYISHTYLTPSHFDVTLTVSNAYGSNTVILPNFINARIAAPDEAIIDFVAAAGQIVTAGVPTGGPYTTSPTIRSATDTLVTMAIPTGVNPATGKTYAGEEVIGTTPIDPIEEYTWSLGDDLTHSSQSGAQALYSIGGIYDLILRTDTTCGAYRITKYNNCIDMVESQNIWLWTMDSDHITYSSYAPLNYLTKSGNATANEFGLLSETFKTGTNTFDVIRSETFLDGSNNEWQAKTEFRRNIGFNPTNTTPSGSAGSANIYWASQGCATPPPGTFATDHEIKIIEFNGFADTYAAQLPICQSWNWVNLNSPTKSYFVFGADYNQGTVPFHNYSGQTKTDYDLLTRTYAQNALTLSNYTNGAQDLIEYASHYTAMGVPDNGYFAVYRSAWKDSAGYFIRNGSVGAYFRLNSFYKTEGTLGNEFQTITKLTDMTGPVKTEGQLVALSDGLFFFNNSGNISAYNTSSNTWETGGASATSATFRSLQDTSVTEFGNFTNTLLATTDGDRQAYLSYDYSPYAFTKFSSLDLAFYNIGPRPGWDVAKTQFLMGMY; translated from the coding sequence ATGTCTATACCAAGTGTAACAAGTAGTTTTCCCACATCTCTAGATAATGACACCAATTTATATTTGGTTCATGACTCTTTGCGAGTAACATTAGCAGAGGACTACAAACCAGGGGATACCAGTATTTCAATATATGACAATAGTGGTGTAATAGTTTTTTTCCCACCAACTGGTGTGATTACCCTTACTGAGCAGTGCAGCGATATTGATGAACGAGCTATTTCTTTTTATTATGGATCAAGAACAGACACTACTTTTAATGATTTGGAAATATTGCCAGAATTTACCAATGTCTTAAAACCAAAGAATTTCACCAACATTACGATGAATGTAATGGATCGGCACCACAATGTTATAAAAAATGCCATTATTGCAGTAGAAACTTTTGTGGGTGTAAAAGGCACTACAGATGCTACTCCTTTTGGCGAAACTATTGTGGGTAGATTAAATTTTTTGCTGAAACTAGTTTTCACGCCAAAAGCTTGGTTTTCTGCTAATCGGACAATAGGATTGACGCCTTTTACCGTTGTGTTTCATGACGAAAGTTTTCGTTTAGGAGATGGTGCTGTTGTATATACTTGGGATTTTGGTGATGGTGGAATTTCCCATGTGTCGGGAATTTCTAATATATCTGATATATCTGTAACTACCGATAAGTATATTTCACACACCTATTTAACACCATCGCACTTTGATGTCACTCTTACTGTCAGTAATGCCTATGGTTCAAATACAGTAATATTGCCAAACTTTATTAATGCCCGTATAGCTGCTCCTGATGAGGCAATTATTGATTTTGTGGCTGCTGCGGGGCAGATAGTAACAGCGGGTGTGCCAACAGGCGGTCCCTATACAACATCGCCAACAATTAGATCAGCAACAGATACTTTAGTGACAATGGCGATTCCTACTGGTGTTAATCCAGCTACTGGCAAAACATATGCGGGAGAAGAAGTTATTGGTACTACACCCATAGACCCAATTGAAGAATATACATGGTCTTTAGGAGATGATTTAACGCACTCCAGCCAAAGTGGTGCTCAAGCTCTCTACAGCATAGGTGGTATTTATGATTTAATTTTAAGAACAGATACTACTTGCGGAGCTTATAGAATTACCAAATACAACAATTGTATTGACATGGTAGAAAGCCAAAATATTTGGTTATGGACAATGGATTCAGATCATATAACTTATTCTAGTTATGCTCCATTAAATTATTTGACCAAGAGCGGAAATGCCACAGCCAATGAATTTGGGTTACTTAGCGAAACATTCAAAACTGGCACAAATACTTTCGACGTTATAAGAAGCGAAACCTTTTTGGACGGCAGCAACAATGAATGGCAAGCCAAAACGGAATTCAGGCGAAATATTGGATTCAATCCAACGAATACCACTCCTTCAGGGTCTGCTGGATCGGCTAATATTTATTGGGCAAGCCAAGGATGTGCCACACCACCTCCTGGTACTTTCGCAACAGATCATGAAATCAAAATAATTGAATTTAATGGATTTGCTGACACCTACGCTGCTCAACTTCCTATTTGTCAATCTTGGAATTGGGTTAATTTAAACTCTCCTACGAAAAGCTATTTTGTATTTGGGGCAGATTATAATCAAGGAACTGTGCCTTTTCACAATTACTCTGGTCAAACAAAAACCGATTATGACCTTCTTACTCGTACTTATGCACAAAATGCTTTGACGCTATCCAATTATACAAATGGTGCCCAGGATTTAATAGAATATGCGTCTCATTATACTGCAATGGGTGTTCCCGATAATGGCTATTTTGCTGTTTATCGATCCGCTTGGAAGGATAGTGCTGGCTACTTTATCAGAAATGGAAGTGTGGGTGCTTATTTTAGGTTAAATAGTTTCTACAAAACAGAAGGCACCCTTGGCAATGAATTTCAAACAATCACCAAACTTACTGATATGACTGGTCCTGTTAAAACAGAAGGACAATTGGTGGCATTATCTGATGGCTTGTTTTTCTTTAATAATAGCGGAAATATTTCAGCATATAACACAAGTTCTAATACATGGGAAACAGGAGGTGCGAGTGCCACATCAGCTACCTTCCGATCCCTACAAGATACTTCTGTTACTGAATTTGGAAATTTTACAAACACACTTTTGGCTACGACAGACGGAGATCGTCAAGCCTATTTAAGTTATGATTATAGCCCTTATGCTTTTACAAAATTCAGCAGTCTAGACTTGGCTTTTTATAATATTGGGCCAAGACCTGGATGGGATGTAGCAAAAACTCAATTTTTAATGGGTATGTACTAA
- a CDS encoding PKD domain-containing protein translates to MDDQYIESFFYTQQKNPSLPAYSQKTAIAHGGVPATFVFIDQTTGTISQRFWDFGDGNSTTIDDPNVHVAEHIYALPGNYIPTLICVFADQSYKRVFLTDQLMVL, encoded by the coding sequence GTGGATGACCAATATATTGAGTCTTTTTTTTACACACAACAAAAAAACCCTTCTTTGCCTGCTTATTCCCAAAAAACAGCTATTGCACACGGGGGTGTGCCCGCCACTTTTGTTTTTATAGATCAAACAACTGGAACTATTTCGCAGAGATTTTGGGATTTTGGCGATGGAAATAGCACAACAATTGATGATCCTAACGTACATGTGGCGGAACACATATATGCCTTGCCAGGGAATTATATTCCCACACTAATTTGTGTATTTGCAGACCAATCGTATAAAAGAGTATTTTTAACAGATCAATTGATGGTACTATAA
- a CDS encoding PKD domain-containing protein, with product MYNTTETKLSVDNQPWAEEIEIDAITSNEIWADNGYGNISGELFYYDSVGKDIDGKVIKLKGCARNIGGNQTRFNAAGTWVRSYVIAEHHNQLVDAIMSLESFLLDLNADLELLENEAVCVDDFNCANVTLMFDIAPAVVCGETQATYTVDVAGNYTTVTINFGDGSTSTSLTGTHTYPPNANIDPIVAIESDSCLTIQTPADRTTGGYLDIPPTTPFSIPLCVIPELPPINIPSFELPSLTLTFPQIILPSICISMPAISIPAFSFSMPPINVSISVEICPISIISCFIPSVISFASVEFPTVSFASISFPTISFASISFPTISFASISFPTISFASISFPTISFASISFPTISFASISFPTISISVPTISIINPSLIIPPISNISLIVPPINPISVDWGTTPTINVNWGACDCTIKVSCVAPAAFAPTKVAVPFAANLDTFEDNPVITIPTPQALGIPTEIKIMVPEFKQITLQHDLPQVIEVVSPNLPRTINIQGPEIPLPTEIKIIGNIPDSIRLDAKELPQVIKIDSSALPTTIALQPMNLPSIIMIDASDIPDTIQVTGIPSAIELKGQLPSEIYLKIPENLEVPLVYRGGPIPVHFDLGKLADSDADDPPCFAIIPCPKR from the coding sequence GTGTACAACACCACAGAAACAAAGCTGTCTGTTGATAATCAACCCTGGGCCGAGGAAATAGAAATAGATGCAATAACATCAAATGAAATATGGGCCGATAATGGATATGGCAACATTTCTGGGGAGCTTTTTTATTATGATTCAGTAGGCAAAGATATTGATGGCAAAGTAATAAAATTAAAAGGTTGTGCTCGGAATATCGGAGGAAACCAAACCAGATTCAATGCTGCTGGCACATGGGTGAGAAGCTATGTAATAGCCGAGCATCATAATCAACTAGTAGATGCCATAATGAGTCTTGAGAGCTTCCTACTAGACCTCAATGCTGATCTGGAGTTGTTGGAAAATGAGGCCGTTTGTGTTGATGACTTCAACTGTGCAAACGTTACTTTAATGTTCGATATAGCACCTGCCGTGGTGTGTGGCGAAACACAAGCAACTTATACAGTAGATGTTGCTGGAAATTACACCACAGTTACAATAAACTTTGGTGATGGCAGTACATCAACAAGCCTAACAGGAACGCATACTTATCCGCCCAATGCTAACATTGATCCAATTGTAGCAATAGAAAGTGATTCTTGCCTAACAATTCAAACACCCGCAGATCGAACCACAGGTGGTTATTTGGACATTCCTCCAACAACACCTTTTAGCATTCCTTTGTGTGTAATTCCTGAATTGCCACCTATCAACATTCCCTCATTTGAATTACCAAGTCTCACACTTACGTTCCCGCAAATTATTTTGCCAAGTATTTGCATTTCTATGCCTGCTATTTCTATTCCTGCTTTTTCTTTTTCTATGCCCCCAATCAACGTGAGCATAAGTGTAGAGATTTGTCCTATTTCAATTATATCATGTTTTATTCCATCTGTTATTTCATTTGCTTCGGTTGAATTTCCAACAGTGTCGTTTGCTTCCATTAGCTTCCCCACGATTTCGTTTGCTTCCATTAGCTTCCCCACGATTTCGTTTGCTTCCATTAGCTTCCCCACGATTTCGTTTGCTTCCATTAGCTTCCCCACGATTTCGTTTGCTTCCATTAGCTTCCCTACGATTTCGTTTGCTTCCATTAGCTTCCCCACGATTTCCATTAGTGTTCCCACAATCAGCATAATAAATCCCTCGCTGATTATTCCACCAATCTCAAATATCTCGCTGATTGTTCCCCCAATTAACCCCATAAGCGTTGATTGGGGCACTACACCGACTATTAATGTAAATTGGGGAGCGTGTGATTGTACGATCAAGGTGTCTTGTGTTGCTCCTGCTGCCTTTGCTCCCACAAAGGTAGCAGTACCATTTGCTGCTAATTTAGACACATTTGAAGACAATCCAGTTATTACAATACCAACACCTCAAGCCCTGGGCATACCCACGGAAATTAAAATAATGGTGCCGGAATTTAAACAAATAACGCTTCAACATGATTTGCCCCAAGTAATTGAAGTGGTTTCTCCAAATCTTCCCAGAACTATCAATATACAAGGACCAGAAATACCGCTACCCACAGAAATCAAGATTATTGGGAATATACCAGATTCTATTAGATTGGACGCAAAAGAGTTGCCACAAGTAATTAAAATTGATAGCTCAGCCTTGCCTACGACTATTGCTTTACAACCAATGAATTTGCCATCAATTATTATGATAGACGCATCAGATATTCCTGACACTATTCAAGTAACTGGCATCCCTTCTGCAATTGAATTAAAGGGACAATTGCCCAGTGAAATTTATTTAAAGATTCCAGAAAATCTCGAAGTACCACTTGTATACAGGGGTGGACCTATTCCAGTGCATTTTGATCTTGGGAAATTAGCTGACTCTGATGCTGATGATCCGCCTTGCTTTGCGATAATTCCCTGTCCAAAGAGATAG